The Helianthus annuus cultivar XRQ/B chromosome 16, HanXRQr2.0-SUNRISE, whole genome shotgun sequence genome includes a window with the following:
- the LOC110870192 gene encoding uncharacterized protein LOC110870192: MFSNSHDVSSEFFNNASFSSIDVLWETTKPKSLIIFGIIKNVFTSFGWHYMTCPTCLHEATMEIEQYLPPDGSFDFKKYEIYRCSNYECFEHIIKPLPKFKIKIEVEDDSDSTHLILFHDQAIHVLNKSADELLKENESIGDYPTFPKEIKSLVGKLFAYKIQVTHDNIEKFDEVYDITAISNDYSVISHVKKSLLTAQEENIAKGKRNLYELYDIDPTFPSCSTKRKIDEEKMRKILIEVYRTRF, translated from the exons aTGTTTTCAAACTCTCATGATGTCTCTTCTGAGTTTTTTAACAATGCATCTTTCAGTAGCATTGATGTGTTATGGGAAACAACTAAG CCAAAGTCTCTTATCATATTCGGTATCATCAAGAACGTATTTACAAGTTTTGGTTGGCACTACATGACATGTCCAACGTGTTTACATGAGGCTACTATGGAGATTGAGCAATACCTTCCACCTGATGGTTCTTTTGATTTTAAGAAATACGAAATTTATCGTTGCTCTAACTATGAATGTTTTGAACACATCATAAAACCTCTACcgaaatttaagatcaaaattGAAGTTGAGGACGATAGTGATTCAACTCATCTTATATTATTTCATGATCAAGCTATACATGTTTTGAATAAGTCTGCTGATGAATTGCTAAAAGAGAATGAATCG ATCGGTGATTATCCGACGTTTCCAAAGGAGATTAAGTCTTTGGTTGGGAAGTTGTTTGCTTATAAGATTCAAGTTACCCACGATAATATCGAAAAATTTGATGAAGTTTATGATATCACTGCGATAAGCAACGATTATTCTGTTATTTCCCATGTTAAAAAGAGCCTTTTGACTGCACAG GAGGAGAATATCGCAAAAGGTAAACGTAATCTGTATGAGCTGTATGACATTGATCCAACATTTCCGAGTTGTTCTACAAAGCGTAAGATCGATGAAGAAAAGATGAGAAAGATTTTGATTGAAGTCTACAGA ACTCGGTTTTAG